From the genome of Geminocystis herdmanii PCC 6308, one region includes:
- a CDS encoding Rho termination factor N-terminal domain-containing protein: MKQEIGTLLHLYLDEIELKEPIETHPFLINNGAKAINEAKGRNWIPLVVKQIDSDQYEVIANSFIFVCAQEAGLKKVWCLIADDSPITEESAKILAQEKIAKIDLATASREEIKLGLDYLIKRSINPLVGVNIATATERIDRANRSLWKENLAKIPDLKCGITKGKKLDIFKEVFYIKSSVSSGESEAKSNEIEEINAQDFNKLTLKTLKAMAKEKGYSGYSKMKKQELIKLLS; encoded by the coding sequence ATGAAACAAGAAATCGGAACATTATTACATCTTTATTTAGATGAAATTGAATTAAAAGAACCCATAGAAACCCATCCTTTTTTAATTAATAATGGGGCTAAAGCAATTAATGAAGCAAAGGGAAGAAATTGGATTCCTTTAGTTGTGAAACAAATTGATTCAGATCAATATGAAGTAATTGCCAATAGTTTTATTTTTGTTTGCGCCCAAGAAGCAGGGCTTAAAAAAGTTTGGTGTTTGATTGCCGATGACTCTCCAATAACGGAAGAATCAGCGAAAATTTTGGCACAAGAAAAAATAGCAAAAATTGATTTAGCGACTGCTTCAAGAGAGGAAATAAAATTAGGACTTGACTATTTAATTAAACGTTCTATTAATCCTTTAGTTGGGGTAAATATAGCCACTGCTACAGAAAGAATCGATCGAGCTAATCGCAGTTTATGGAAAGAAAATTTAGCAAAAATTCCTGATTTAAAATGTGGAATTACTAAGGGGAAAAAACTAGATATTTTTAAAGAAGTATTTTATATTAAATCTTCAGTTTCTTCAGGAGAATCTGAAGCAAAATCTAATGAAATAGAAGAAATAAACGCTCAAGATTTTAATAAATTAACATTAAAAACTTTAAAAGCAATGGCAAAAGAAAAGGGTTATTCTGGTTATTCAAAAATGAAAAAACAAGAACTTATTAAGTTGTTATCATAG
- the dprA gene encoding DNA-processing protein DprA, translating into MTTDREKIYWLSWSKIRGLGAVSLKKIYDHFGSLERAWTVSPQELLKIDGIGNKLCNSIQEEKQKIDPEKLFLKHIEKNPNFWNPHETEYPQLLLEIPSSPSILYYQGTVNLSENQGITPLIGIVGTRKPTEHGRRWTYNIAKTLAENGFTVVSGLAEGIDTVAHRGCLDGGGRTIAILGNGLDRVYPTSNRQLMREISEKGLILTEYEYGSQPERGNFPARNRIVAGMCRAILVMEAPEKSGALITARYANEFNRDVYTLPNTPDNPQARGCLRLIHNGAEVIITEEELLSSLGVIPSLDQTQQLSLFSVASPSLPEKTKEEPSLSSTFKIVYDSIEVNPTIFDMIVEKSNLNSGEVSGILLQLELEGLITQLPGMMYIKE; encoded by the coding sequence ATGACGACAGATAGAGAAAAAATTTATTGGTTATCGTGGTCAAAAATAAGAGGTTTGGGAGCAGTTTCTTTAAAAAAAATTTATGATCATTTTGGTAGTTTAGAACGAGCTTGGACAGTATCACCTCAAGAATTGCTTAAAATTGATGGTATCGGCAATAAATTATGTAATTCAATCCAAGAAGAAAAACAAAAAATTGATCCAGAGAAACTATTTTTAAAACATATCGAAAAAAATCCTAACTTTTGGAATCCGCACGAAACAGAATATCCTCAATTATTATTAGAAATTCCTAGTTCTCCATCGATTTTATACTATCAAGGTACAGTTAATTTATCAGAAAATCAAGGCATCACTCCTTTAATCGGCATTGTCGGCACAAGAAAGCCCACAGAACACGGAAGACGATGGACGTATAACATCGCTAAGACATTAGCAGAAAATGGTTTTACGGTGGTGTCTGGTTTAGCGGAAGGCATTGATACGGTAGCGCATCGGGGTTGCCTAGATGGTGGCGGTAGAACTATTGCTATATTGGGTAATGGACTCGATCGAGTTTATCCTACCAGTAATCGGCAATTAATGAGAGAAATTAGTGAAAAAGGACTAATTTTGACAGAATATGAGTATGGAAGCCAACCCGAAAGGGGTAACTTTCCAGCTCGAAACCGTATTGTTGCAGGGATGTGTCGAGCGATTTTAGTCATGGAAGCGCCCGAAAAATCAGGGGCGTTAATTACTGCTCGTTATGCCAATGAATTTAATCGAGATGTTTATACATTACCCAATACTCCCGATAATCCTCAAGCAAGGGGATGTTTAAGGTTAATTCATAATGGGGCAGAAGTCATTATTACAGAGGAGGAGCTACTATCTAGTTTAGGAGTGATTCCCAGTTTAGACCAAACTCAACAATTATCTTTATTTTCTGTAGCTTCTCCTTCTTTACCCGAAAAAACAAAGGAAGAACCCAGTTTATCTTCTACTTTTAAGATAGTTTATGATTCGATCGAAGTCAACCCCACAATTTTTGATATGATTGTCGAAAAAAGTAATCTAAACAGTGGAGAAGTTTCAGGAATTTTACTACAACTGGAATTAGAAGGCTTAATAACTCAACTCCCCGGCATGATGTACATTAAAGAGTGA
- a CDS encoding AEC family transporter: MVNIILSSVFPVALVILMGYIANKTLKLDQSTLSQISVYILAPAIVIDSFYRTNMSIEEAIRLLLGYVLSTSIIYGLVLIVSNFFKLSTDDDKGLFAISLCPNNGNMGLSIIAFSLGEEGLERAVMYMIFSSIVLFGILPVMLKGDNLIVTLKSLWKLPLIWSMFIGIFLYFTNITMPFNIGKSVEWLGISSIPIALIILGIQLSKTKFEFGMTEFYATIGRLAIAPLIAYGIGIMVGLEGLDLKVLTLQTAMPTAVNAVIMVKEFGGNTTMVARTIIISTLLSFATLPFIIWLLT; the protein is encoded by the coding sequence ATGGTCAATATAATTTTATCCTCAGTTTTTCCCGTAGCTTTAGTAATTTTAATGGGATATATAGCGAATAAAACCTTAAAATTAGATCAATCTACCCTTTCACAAATAAGTGTTTATATTCTAGCTCCTGCCATCGTTATTGATAGTTTTTATCGCACTAATATGTCCATAGAAGAAGCTATTAGGCTATTATTAGGATATGTTTTAAGTACCTCAATAATTTATGGATTAGTATTAATAGTTAGTAATTTTTTTAAACTATCTACGGATGATGATAAAGGTTTATTTGCTATTAGCTTATGCCCAAATAACGGAAATATGGGATTATCAATTATTGCCTTTTCTTTAGGAGAAGAGGGATTAGAAAGAGCAGTAATGTATATGATTTTTTCAAGTATTGTTTTGTTTGGAATCTTACCAGTAATGTTAAAAGGTGATAATTTAATCGTCACTTTAAAATCTCTATGGAAATTACCTTTAATTTGGTCAATGTTTATTGGTATTTTTTTGTATTTTACTAATATAACGATGCCTTTTAATATCGGAAAAAGTGTGGAATGGTTGGGTATTTCTTCTATTCCCATCGCCTTAATTATCTTAGGAATACAATTAAGTAAAACAAAATTTGAATTTGGTATGACGGAATTTTATGCTACGATCGGACGACTTGCTATTGCTCCCTTAATCGCCTATGGTATAGGTATAATGGTAGGATTAGAAGGATTAGATTTAAAAGTATTAACCTTGCAAACAGCCATGCCAACGGCAGTAAATGCGGTAATCATGGTAAAAGAATTTGGGGGAAATACCACGATGGTAGCAAGAACAATTATTATTTCTACATTGCTGAGTTTTGCTACTTTACCTTTTATAATTTGGTTACTAACGTGA